GCGCCGAGCTGGCCCTCCTTGCCCGCAGCGCCCCGCCCCGCCGCTCGCTGGTGGCGTCGGTGGATGCGCTCGCGCGGCTCGGCACCAGCAGTGGCGACTTCGCCCGCTCCGCGACGACCATCGCGGGCCGCCTGCAGGCCGGCGCCAGCGATCCGTCCATCACCCGGCTGGGCGTGGGCGCGCAGGCCGGCGCCGGGGTCAGCACCGCGACGGGCGGCGTGCTCCGCACCGGCACCTCGGTCACCGGCCGCGTGACGGGCAGCATCCTGCCCTGAACGGCAGGGTCTCACACAGAGACACAGAGCCACAGAGAGAACCGCAAAGGTTTTCTCTGTGGCTTTGCTGTTCCCTCTGTGTTCTCTGTGTGAGGCTTTTGCTGTTTGTTGCCCGCGCCCTCACATTGTCGCGATGCGCCCCTTCCTCCTGCTCGCCCTTGCACTCTCCGCGTGCGCGCCCGACCGCCGGGACGCGCCGGTCACCGTGTCCGCGGCGGCGTCGCTGCGGGAGGTGATGACGGAGCTGGAGGCGGAGTACGAAGCCGCGCACCCGGGCGTCGAAGTGAGGACCAACTTCGCGGCATCGGGGGCGCTGCGGCAGCAGATCGAGCAGGGCGCGCCCGTGGACCTGTTCGTCTCCGCCGCCGCCGCGCCCATGGATGCGCTGGCGAAGTCGGGGCGGGTGGATGCGGCCACGAGGCGGGTGCTGGCCGGTAACGAGCTGGTGCTGATCGTCCCGGCGCAGGGCTCGAGGGTGCACGCCTTCGCCGATCTCGCGCGGACGGAGGTGCGGCGGGTGGCGCTGGGGGCACCCGCATCCGTGCCCGCGGGCGAGTACGCGCAGGAGGTGCTGCGCGCGGCGGGAGTGCTGGAGGCGGTCCGAGCGAAGGCCGTGTACGCGCAGGACGTGCGGCAGGTGCTCGCCTTTGTATCCTCCGGCAATGCGGACGCCGGGATCGTGTACCGCACCGATGCGTCGGTTACGAAGCGCGTGCGCGTTGCGGCGGTGGCGCCAACGGGGTCGCACCGGGCCATCGAGTACCCCGTCGCGATCGTGAACGGCGGGCCGAACACGGAGGGAGCGCGCGCCTACCTCGCGTTCCTCCTGGGCCCGGCGGGACGCGCGGCGCTGCGGCGGCGAGGGTTTCGGGTGGAGGGGTGAGCGTGTTCGACTGGTCGCCGGTCTGGCTCTCGCTGCGGGTGGCGCTATCCGCGCTGGCCATCGTCTTCGTGCTGGGGACGCTGGCCGCGCGCTGGACCGCGCGCCACGCATTCCCCGGGCGCGACGTGGTGGACGGCCTCTTCCTGCTCCCCCTCGTCCTCCCGCCCGTGGTGACCGGCTTCGCGCTCCTGGTGCTCCTGGGGCGCAACGGGCCCGTGGGGCGCTTCCTGGAGTCGGCGTTCGGCGTGCGCGTCGTCTTCACCATCCACGCGGCAGTCCTGGCGGCGGCGGTGGTCGCATTCCCGCTGATGTACCAGAGCGCCAAGGCCGCCTTCCAATCCGTCGATCCACGGCTGGAGGACGCCGCGCGCACGCTGGGGGCCGGAGAGGCGCGCGTCTTTCTCGCCGTCACCCTCCCGCTCGCATGGCCCGGTGTCGTCGCGGGGATGGCGCTCGCGTTCGCCCGCTCCCTCGGCGAGTTCGGCGCGACCGCGATGGTGGCCGGCAACATCCCCGGCGAGACGACGACGGTGCCGCTCGCCATCTACTTCCTGGCCGACGCGGGGGAGCTGAGGACGGCGGGGCTCTATGCGCTGGGGATCAGCGCCATCAGCATGATCCTGGTGGTGGGGCTCAACGTGTGGACGCGCCGGCGCACCCCGCGCTGGCAGCGCAGGGCGGGGCGATAGCGGTGCTCGAAGTACGCGCGGCCAGGCGGCTCCCTGAGTTCACGCTGGAGGTGGACTTCCAGGTGCGCGACGAAGTGCTCGTCCTCTTCGGCCCATCGGGCGCGGGGAAGACGATGACGCTGCGCCTGGTGGCCGGCCTGGAGCGCCCCGACGAGGGAGAGATCCGGCTCGGGGGACGCGTGCTGGTGTCGCGAGAGGCGCGCGTGTGGGTGCCGCCGCGCGAGCGCCGCTGCGGGCTCGTCTTCCAGGACTCCGCCCTCTTCCCGCACCTCACCGTGTCCGGCAACGTCCTCTTCGGCGCGCGCACACCCGCTGCAC
The Longimicrobium sp. DNA segment above includes these coding regions:
- the modA gene encoding molybdate ABC transporter substrate-binding protein yields the protein MRPFLLLALALSACAPDRRDAPVTVSAAASLREVMTELEAEYEAAHPGVEVRTNFAASGALRQQIEQGAPVDLFVSAAAAPMDALAKSGRVDAATRRVLAGNELVLIVPAQGSRVHAFADLARTEVRRVALGAPASVPAGEYAQEVLRAAGVLEAVRAKAVYAQDVRQVLAFVSSGNADAGIVYRTDASVTKRVRVAAVAPTGSHRAIEYPVAIVNGGPNTEGARAYLAFLLGPAGRAALRRRGFRVEG
- the modB gene encoding molybdate ABC transporter permease subunit, producing MSVFDWSPVWLSLRVALSALAIVFVLGTLAARWTARHAFPGRDVVDGLFLLPLVLPPVVTGFALLVLLGRNGPVGRFLESAFGVRVVFTIHAAVLAAAVVAFPLMYQSAKAAFQSVDPRLEDAARTLGAGEARVFLAVTLPLAWPGVVAGMALAFARSLGEFGATAMVAGNIPGETTTVPLAIYFLADAGELRTAGLYALGISAISMILVVGLNVWTRRRTPRWQRRAGR